Proteins encoded within one genomic window of Vidua macroura isolate BioBank_ID:100142 chromosome 34, ASM2450914v1, whole genome shotgun sequence:
- the GALNT6 gene encoding polypeptide N-acetylgalactosaminyltransferase 6, with protein MRLFRRRYSTLKVALAGAVFVLFLFILQKDVGSKEPGEEPWLRNIVQGKDQVLDLMLGAVRDLRDSMPRLQIGAPEPPPEPLPSARSCLPGVYTAAELRPLMERPPQDPASPGADGKAFKKDRWTPEETKEKERGYEKHCFNAFASDRISLQRALGPDSRPPECIDQKFKRCPPLPTTSVVIVFHNEAWSTLLRTVYSVLHSSPARLLREVILVDDASTDEYLKEELDRYVEQLQIVRVVRQRERKGLITARLLGASVASGEVLTFLDAHCECFHGWLEPLLSRIAEEPTAVVSPDIATIDLNTFEFSKPVQNGKQHSRGNFDWSLTFGWEVVPARERQRRKDETFPIKSPTFAGGLFAISRSYFEHIGSYDDQMEIWGGENVEMSFRVWQCGGQVEIIPCSVVGHVFRSKSPHTFPKGTQVISRNQVRLAEVWMDDYKEIFYRRNQQASQMAREKTFGDITERRRLRERLHCRNFTWYLQNVYPEMFVPDLTPTFYGAIKNEGTKSCLDVGENNHGGKPLIMYPCHGLGGNQYFEYTSQRELRHNIGKELCLRGGAGTAELGECQFRGKPGRVPASEEWDLAQNRLIKNLASGMCLTARGKHPALVPCDLTDPHQLWSFT; from the exons atgaggCTGTTCCGCCGCCGCTACAGCACCTTGAAGGTGGCCTTGGCGGGCGCCGTCTTCGtcctcttcctcttcatcctccaGAAGGACGTGGGGAGCAAGGAGCCGGGCGAGGAGCCGTGGCTGCGGAACATCGTGCAGGGCAAGGACCAGGTGCTGGACCTGATGCTGGGCGCCGTGCGGGACCTGCGGGACTCGATGCCGCGGCTGCAGATCGGggccccggagccgccgccggagCCGCTGCCCAGCGCCCGCTCCTGCCTGCCCGGCGTCTACACCGCGGCCGAGCTGCGGCCGCTCATGGAGAGGCCCCCCCAGGACCCCGCCAGCCCCGGGGCCGACGGAAAAGCCTTCAAGAAGGATCGCTGGACGCCCGAGGAGACGAAGGAGAAGGAGCGGGGCTACGAGAAGCATTGCTTCAACGCCTTCGCCAGCGACCGCATCTCCCTGCAGCGAGCGCTGGGCCCCGACAGCCGCCCCCCCGA GTGCATCGACCAGAAGTTCAAGCgctgccctcccctccccaccaccaGCGTGGTCATCGTGTTCCACAACGAGGCCTGGTCCACCCTGCTCCGGACAGTCTACAGCGTCCTGCACTCGTCCCCGGCTCGGCTGCTCCGCGAGGTCATCCTGGTGGACGATGCCAGCACGGACG AGTACCTGAAGGAGGAGCTGGATCGCTACGTGGAGCAGCTGCAGATCGTGCGCGTGGTGCGGCAGCGGGAGCGCAAGGGGCTCATCACGGCGCGGCTGCTGGGGGCCAGCGTGGCCAGCGGGGAGGTGCTGACCTTCCTGGATGCCCACT GCGAGTGTTTCCACGGGTGGCTGGAGCCGCTCCTGTCCCGCATCGCCGAGGAGCCCACGGCCGTCGTGAGCCCCGACATCGCCACCATTGACCTCAACACCTTCGAGTTCTCCAAGCCCGTCCAGAACGGGAAGCAGCACAGCCGGGGCAATTTCGACTGGAGCCTGACTTTCGGCTGGGAGGTCGTTCCCGCGCGGGAGAGGCAGCGCAGGAAGGATGAGACATTCCCCATCAA GTCCCCGACCTTTGCAGGTGGCCTCTTTGCCATCTCCAGGTCCTACTTCGAGCACATCGGCTCCTACGATGACCAGATGGAGATTTGGGGGGGTGAGAACGTGGAAATGTCCTTCAGG GTGTGGCAGTGCGGGGGACAGGTGGAGATCATCCCCTGCTCCGTCGTGGGCCACGTGTTCCGCTCCAAGAGCCCCCACACCTTCCCCAAGGGCACGCAGGTGATCTCCCGGAACCAGGTGCGCCTGGCCGAGGTCTGGATGGACGACTACAAGGAGATCTTCTACCGCCGGAACCAGCAGGCCTCGCAGATGGCCAGGGAG AAGACGTTTGGTGACATCACAGAGCGGCGCAGGCTGCGGGAGCGGCTGCACTGCAGGAACTTCACCTGGTACCTGCAGAACGTCTACCCCGAGATGTTCGTGCCCGACCTGACCCCGACGTTCTACGGAGCA ATTAAAAACGAGGGCACCAAGAGCTGCCTGGACGTTGGGGAGAACAACCACGGTGGGAAACCTCTCATCATGTACCCCTGCCACGGGCTGGGGGGCAACCAG TACTTTGAGTACACGAGCCAGCGGGAGCTGCGCCACAACATCGGCAAGGAGCTGTGCCTGCGCGGGGGCGCGGGCACGGCCGAGCTGGGCGAGTGCCAGTTCCGAGGGAAGCCCGGCCGGGTGCCCGCCAGCGAGGAGTGGGACCTGGCGCAG AACCGGCTGATCAAGAACTTGGCCTCGGGGATGTGTCTGACGGCGCGGGGGAAGCACCCGGCGCTGGTTCCCTGCGACCTCACGGACCCGCACCAGCTCTGGTCCTTCACCTAA
- the LOC128821115 gene encoding chymotrypsin-like elastase family member 1 encodes MLQLVLLAALALCGRCSQLDLDGVQRVVGGTEARSHAWPYQISLQYYSNGGWHHTCGGSLIQRNWVMTAAHCVNKNLNYRVVAGEHNLNVNEGSEQVFSVSKIVVHPYWNSNNVGAGYDIALFRLSTSATLNSAVQLAVLPQEGTVLPNNYPCYITGWGMTRSNGQLSSVLLQAYLPVVDYQICSSASYWGSMVKNTMVCAGGDGVRSGCQGDSGGPLHCAVNGQYQVHGVTSFVSSQGCNVLRKPTVFTRVSAYVSWINSVIAQN; translated from the exons ATGCTGCAGCTCGTGCTCCTCGCCGCGCTCGCCCTGTGCG ggcgctgctcccagctggatctCGATGGCGTGCAGCGGGTGGTCGGCGGCACCGAGGCGCGCTCGCACGCCTGGCCCTACCAG ATCTCCCTGCAGTATTACTCCAACGGCGGCTGGCACCACACCTGCGGAGGCTCCCTCATCCAGAGGAACTGGGTGATGACCGCCGCCCACTGCGTCAACAA AAACTTGAACTACCGTGTGGTGGCCGGCGAGCACAACCTCAACGTGAACGAGGGCAGCGAGCAGGTCTTCAGCGTCAGCAAGATCGTCGTCCACCCCTACTGGAACAGCAACAACGTGGGCGCGGG CTACGACATCGCCCTGTTCCGCCTGAGCACCTCCGCCACCCTGAACAGCGCCGTGCAGCTGGCCGTGCTGCCCCAGGAGGGCACCGTCCTGCCCAACAACTACCCCTGCTACATCACGGGCTGGGGCATGACCCGCA GCAACGGGCAGCTGTCCAGCGTCCTGCTCCAGGCCTACCTGCCCGTCGTGGACTACCAGATCTGCTCCAGCGCGTCCTACTGGGGCTCCATGGTCAAGAACACCATGGTGTGCGCCGGCGGCGACGGCGTGCGCTCCGGCTGCCAG GGCGATTCCGGCGGTCCCCTGCACTGCGCCGTCAACGGGCAGTACCAGGTGCACGGCGTCACCAGCTTCGtgtccagccagggctgcaacGTCCTCCGCAAACCCACCGTGTTCACCCGCGTCTCCGCCTACGTCTCCTGGATCAACAGC GTGATCGCCCAGAACTGA